One window of the Pedobacter ginsengisoli genome contains the following:
- a CDS encoding DUF917 family protein → MEIGSEKLHHIIEGAALLGSGGGGNKAAALALLKYIVETAPSGKVQLMSVFDHSFDSSAMGCVIADIGANAAQEEKQFDAISKAFDELSLQIKRSVGAPLTFVVPIETGPENCIVPFVVAARYGVPVLDMDGAGRAVPVLSLATFSEIPPSPAAIANDQGDFILLQIDHVAKLDSMLRPITGSALFGNSGSLALWPSKIDQLLACGIKNSISRAMACGALMDSLKKGLRMDPACLSLVNETKACLLAQGRVQSIQNKEEGAFDYSQVIISDSLSDSTISVLAQNENLMLYNSNQQGPMLTAPAGITYLKYDGSTLTNAEVKEGDEVFVLAIDAPEAFKQSKRLLQFKEQLQEFAYFGQLNYQLPAEERLGDLLIRLMVHKVS, encoded by the coding sequence ATGGAAATAGGTAGCGAAAAACTTCATCACATCATTGAAGGAGCGGCATTATTAGGAAGCGGAGGTGGTGGTAATAAGGCTGCGGCGCTTGCTTTGCTTAAATATATAGTAGAAACAGCACCTTCAGGAAAAGTGCAATTGATGAGTGTCTTTGATCATTCTTTTGATTCTTCTGCAATGGGGTGTGTGATTGCAGATATAGGGGCAAATGCGGCTCAGGAGGAAAAACAGTTTGATGCGATTTCCAAAGCATTTGATGAGTTATCGTTACAAATAAAGCGAAGCGTTGGAGCACCTTTGACTTTTGTTGTACCCATAGAAACCGGTCCGGAGAATTGTATAGTTCCATTTGTAGTAGCAGCACGATATGGTGTGCCGGTGTTGGATATGGATGGTGCCGGTAGGGCAGTACCTGTTTTATCACTGGCAACATTTAGCGAAATACCACCCTCGCCTGCTGCAATTGCAAATGATCAGGGAGATTTTATTTTGTTACAAATTGATCATGTAGCTAAGCTTGACAGTATGCTACGTCCGATAACGGGATCAGCACTATTTGGAAATTCCGGAAGTTTGGCTTTGTGGCCGTCTAAAATTGATCAATTGTTAGCGTGTGGTATCAAAAATTCAATAAGCCGTGCTATGGCCTGCGGCGCGTTAATGGATAGTCTCAAGAAAGGACTTCGGATGGATCCTGCTTGTTTAAGCCTTGTAAATGAAACTAAAGCCTGTTTGCTAGCACAAGGCAGGGTGCAGAGTATACAAAATAAAGAAGAAGGCGCATTCGATTATTCACAGGTAATAATTAGTGATTCACTATCAGATAGCACAATAAGTGTGTTAGCTCAAAATGAAAATCTTATGCTGTACAATTCCAATCAGCAGGGGCCAATGTTAACAGCTCCAGCAGGAATAACCTATCTTAAATATGATGGCAGTACGCTAACGAATGCGGAGGTTAAAGAAGGCGACGAGGTATTTGTTTTGGCTATTGATGCGCCCGAAGCATTCAAGCAATCCAAACGCTTGCTTCAGTTTAAAGAACAATTGCAGGAGTTTGCCTATTTCGGCCAGTTGAATTATCAGCTACCGGCAGAGGAGAGACTAGGCGATTTATTGATTCGCTTAATGGTGCACAAAGTTTCTTAG